One genomic window of Campylobacter fetus subsp. fetus includes the following:
- the miaA gene encoding tRNA (adenosine(37)-N6)-dimethylallyltransferase MiaA gives MFYEFALIGTTASGKSSFSIELAKEIEAVILSLDSLCLYKNIDIASAKPNKNELSIIKHFGINLVYPDSHFCVGDFIKEYHKAKEFAISKNCPLIITGGSGFYLKSMLKGLSPKLEKIKIELNNDEIWSIAEKIDPNFTSKFSKNDEFRLHKWYQIYKLTNEIPTNWLVKNTSAPTIQNLKIYELNWDKEELKNRIKNRTKIMLNSGLIDEAKKLFTTYPKDIKALKSIGLKECGEYFEAKLGDIKSKEAILNLENLISIHTIQLAKKQRTFNSGAFKDRIILDAKSLKVKHFLDKYLNL, from the coding sequence ATGTTTTACGAATTTGCTCTTATCGGAACAACGGCGAGCGGAAAAAGCAGCTTTTCTATAGAGTTAGCAAAAGAAATCGAAGCTGTTATTTTGAGTCTTGATTCGCTTTGTTTATACAAAAACATAGATATAGCAAGCGCAAAACCAAACAAAAACGAGTTAAGCATCATAAAGCATTTTGGGATAAATTTAGTATATCCAGATAGCCATTTTTGTGTTGGGGATTTTATAAAAGAGTATCATAAAGCAAAGGAATTTGCAATATCAAAAAATTGTCCGCTTATCATAACTGGTGGTAGCGGGTTTTATCTCAAATCTATGTTAAAAGGACTTAGTCCAAAACTTGAAAAGATAAAGATAGAACTTAACAATGACGAAATTTGGAGCATCGCAGAGAAGATCGATCCAAATTTCACATCTAAATTTAGCAAAAATGACGAATTTAGACTTCATAAATGGTATCAAATTTATAAATTAACAAACGAAATTCCAACTAATTGGTTAGTCAAAAACACCTCTGCCCCAACTATACAAAACTTAAAAATATACGAACTAAACTGGGATAAAGAAGAGTTAAAAAATCGCATAAAAAACAGAACGAAAATTATGTTAAACTCAGGTCTTATAGATGAAGCCAAAAAACTTTTTACCACCTACCCAAAAGATATCAAAGCACTAAAATCCATAGGTCTTAAAGAGTGCGGCGAATATTTTGAAGCAAAATTAGGAGATATAAAAAGCAAAGAGGCTATTTTAAATTTAGAAAATCTCATATCGATCCATACTATTCAATTAGCTAAAAAACAACGAACGTTCAACTCAGGAGCATTTAAAGATAGGATTATATTAGATGCAAAAAGCCTTAAAGTCAAACATTTTTTAGATAAATATTTAAATTTATAA
- a CDS encoding DUF6115 domain-containing protein, producing the protein MSSEIFIYVGFGLLFLVLFGLIYSRDAQSNSKFAKFELVLEGLIKENYQLKKQLNEQLNQPIVMQNDINLKDIYDQIDAKITDGINAKVIPMLESVKSIEKVIDDFQNDQQNRIYNLEERTKTISKITPPGFDDNDENRIIQLYSSGKSIENIARDLRLSVGRVIMVLKFHKVI; encoded by the coding sequence ATGAGTAGCGAAATTTTTATCTATGTTGGTTTTGGACTGCTTTTTTTAGTTTTGTTTGGGCTTATTTATTCAAGAGATGCTCAGTCAAATAGTAAATTTGCTAAATTCGAACTTGTTTTAGAGGGTTTAATAAAAGAAAATTATCAGTTAAAAAAACAGCTAAACGAGCAGTTAAATCAACCCATAGTAATGCAAAACGATATAAATTTAAAAGATATATATGATCAAATAGATGCTAAAATCACAGACGGCATAAATGCCAAAGTCATTCCCATGTTAGAGAGTGTAAAAAGTATAGAAAAAGTCATTGATGATTTTCAAAATGATCAACAAAATAGAATATATAATCTAGAAGAGCGAACAAAAACTATAAGCAAAATTACTCCTCCGGGTTTTGATGATAATGATGAAAATAGAATTATCCAGCTATATAGCTCAGGAAAAAGCATAGAAAACATTGCTAGAGATTTGAGACTTAGTGTAGGTAGGGTGATAATGGTTTTAAAATTTCATAAGGTGATTTAA
- a CDS encoding tetratricopeptide repeat protein — translation MKYIILINLIVINMFGFTLSVNSGKDMGNDYYIAHLEDTSDIVCLKNTNQKGTTYICKVNAKMSGDIEDQDLPFMKVSFEPSKDGFIVTIVPKLNSKLIDSSRALFDYEDVISKPATSSRHFTLIMDNRINEYSNLDSDGINFPIKYPNVLRPSIGALDLNKEPLTYEENGDVGVYLSIKKSYEQGGYSDALRDATKALSLHPNSIFKSEFWLYYIRSLDKLSKRVNDYKSAEKFSNQIIDAAKKWMKSYGSDRNYPEVLYMLMNAYLTSDMASDANYSLDILMTEHPDSHFTTMAILSYADDLFTKGKTEDAIRLYEDVLYSSNDINIASRAAFKLAKVSLSALKFDEAKDYMQKVINANKNFILEDRDAAMQIAGEFRDKEMYDIASEIYKIIFEGSNRTDNFYEPSLRNLAITLTKTDHPKEAYEYLKRYQKEFSTSEYMPEISAGIDRLFFEFNDKTSEEKHEYYQSLMDKYKGLDIGKRALKEEVKLNFDEKKYQKVLNYTTKIRDLNDTATLDILNKSAVVLANLSNQSGDCRTVVKLVSNYSIQNDIKDKFKLFNCYDRTGKFEDAFNLSVSHIKDPDLNNRVQWFANLSKVLYRLGRYEEVIRASDEALSLAASVPYSDPTESIFYRFYSLLKLNRFEEAISSINALESLRGNDLKLVEVYDAAAKYAYEKGFDSAAFNYSKKTIDMQTKLNINTFSPDIDFIYISALVKISKFEDALMSARKLLDIRLKPDTRLRALYQVAEIYINLNDFDSAKPYISECLNSNFDSPWKSLCEQQKKLIGL, via the coding sequence ATGAAATATATAATTTTAATAAATTTGATCGTTATTAATATGTTTGGCTTTACTCTTAGCGTAAATAGCGGAAAAGATATGGGCAACGACTACTATATAGCACATTTAGAAGATACTTCTGATATCGTATGTCTGAAAAATACCAACCAAAAAGGTACGACTTATATATGTAAAGTCAATGCTAAGATGAGCGGTGATATAGAAGATCAGGATTTGCCGTTTATGAAAGTTAGTTTTGAGCCGAGCAAAGATGGATTTATCGTTACTATAGTTCCTAAGCTAAACTCGAAATTAATCGATTCTAGTAGAGCTTTGTTTGATTATGAAGATGTGATATCTAAGCCCGCAACTAGTTCTAGGCATTTTACTTTGATAATGGATAATAGAATTAATGAATACTCAAACTTAGATAGCGACGGTATAAATTTTCCGATAAAATATCCAAATGTTCTAAGACCGTCTATAGGCGCTTTAGATCTTAACAAAGAACCTCTTACTTATGAAGAAAACGGTGATGTAGGAGTATATCTTTCTATTAAAAAAAGCTATGAGCAAGGCGGATATAGCGATGCTTTAAGAGACGCTACAAAAGCTTTAAGCTTGCATCCTAATAGTATATTTAAAAGCGAGTTTTGGCTCTATTATATACGTTCGCTTGACAAACTTTCTAAAAGAGTAAACGACTATAAGTCTGCTGAAAAATTTAGTAATCAAATAATAGACGCAGCTAAAAAATGGATGAAAAGTTATGGATCAGATAGAAACTATCCAGAAGTTTTGTATATGCTTATGAACGCATATCTCACAAGCGATATGGCGAGCGATGCAAACTACTCTTTGGATATACTGATGACTGAGCATCCAGACTCTCATTTTACCACAATGGCGATACTGTCATACGCCGATGATTTATTTACAAAGGGAAAAACAGAAGACGCTATCAGGCTTTATGAAGATGTTTTATACTCTTCAAACGATATAAATATAGCCAGCAGAGCCGCTTTTAAACTTGCTAAAGTTAGTTTATCGGCTCTTAAATTTGATGAAGCTAAAGATTATATGCAAAAAGTTATAAATGCAAACAAAAACTTTATTTTAGAAGATAGAGACGCCGCTATGCAAATTGCCGGTGAGTTTAGAGATAAAGAGATGTACGATATAGCTTCTGAAATTTATAAAATAATATTTGAAGGATCAAATAGAACCGATAATTTTTACGAGCCTTCGCTTAGAAATTTGGCCATAACTCTTACAAAAACAGATCATCCAAAAGAGGCTTATGAGTATCTAAAAAGATATCAAAAAGAGTTTAGCACTAGTGAATATATGCCTGAAATTTCAGCCGGAATCGACAGACTATTTTTTGAATTTAACGATAAAACAAGTGAAGAAAAGCATGAGTATTATCAGAGTTTAATGGATAAATATAAGGGTCTAGATATAGGTAAAAGAGCACTTAAAGAAGAAGTAAAACTAAATTTTGATGAGAAAAAATATCAAAAAGTTTTAAACTATACGACAAAAATCAGAGATTTAAATGACACTGCTACTTTGGATATATTAAATAAATCAGCAGTGGTTTTAGCCAACTTGTCAAATCAGAGCGGAGACTGCAGAACAGTTGTCAAGCTAGTAAGCAACTACTCTATACAAAATGATATAAAAGATAAATTTAAGTTATTTAACTGCTATGATAGAACCGGTAAATTTGAAGATGCTTTTAATCTTTCTGTTTCGCATATAAAAGATCCGGATTTAAACAACAGAGTTCAATGGTTTGCAAATTTAAGTAAGGTTTTATACCGGCTTGGCAGATATGAAGAGGTGATTAGAGCTAGCGACGAAGCTCTTAGTTTGGCGGCTAGCGTGCCGTATTCAGACCCTACTGAATCTATTTTTTACAGATTTTACTCTTTGTTGAAATTAAATAGATTTGAAGAGGCAATTTCTAGTATAAATGCGCTTGAGAGTTTAAGGGGGAATGATTTAAAACTTGTTGAGGTATATGACGCTGCGGCAAAATATGCATATGAAAAAGGTTTTGATAGTGCGGCATTTAATTATTCAAAAAAGACTATCGATATGCAAACAAAGCTAAATATAAATACGTTTAGCCCCGATATTGATTTTATATATATTTCTGCTTTGGTAAAAATTTCTAAATTTGAAGATGCTCTTATGAGCGCAAGAAAGCTTCTTGATATACGTTTGAAACCAGATACTCGTTTAAGAGCATTATATCAAGTAGCAGAAATTTATATAAATTTAAATGATTTTGACTCCGCAAAACCGTATATAAGCGAGTGTCTAAACTCGAATTTTGACTCTCCTTGGAAAAGTCTTTGTGAGCAGCAAAAAAAGCTTATAGGCTTATAA
- the mqnP gene encoding menaquinone biosynthesis prenyltransferase MqnP, protein MAKFTQILKDINELIVFKHSVFALPFLFSAMITASKLESGSMWFGIPLLILGILCAVSARNYAMAFNRYLDEDIDRPNPRCASRPSVDGRIGRKNLLLFIIVNGIIFIVVAYFINSLAFWLSFLFLIVLGGYSYFKRFSSLAHVVLGFCLGLSVIAGAIAVSGNIPLWSILLCLGVIFWVGGFDILYSLQDIQYDKKVGLYSIPAIYGEKSAMFISALFHSLAVVFWLLFAGAAGLSFFGFLGVILCALVLYKEHKIVRADFKKIDKAFFTLNGYLGIMFLLFVWVDLW, encoded by the coding sequence ATGGCTAAATTTACTCAAATTTTAAAAGATATAAACGAACTGATAGTTTTCAAACATTCAGTTTTTGCACTACCGTTTTTGTTTTCTGCTATGATAACAGCTAGTAAACTTGAAAGCGGTTCTATGTGGTTTGGAATTCCGCTTTTAATCCTCGGTATTTTATGTGCAGTTAGCGCTAGAAATTATGCTATGGCATTTAATCGCTACCTTGATGAGGATATAGACAGACCAAATCCAAGATGTGCTTCTCGCCCGAGCGTAGATGGTAGAATAGGGCGCAAAAATCTTCTCTTATTTATAATCGTAAACGGTATTATTTTTATCGTCGTGGCGTATTTTATAAATTCACTTGCGTTTTGGTTGAGTTTTTTATTTTTAATAGTTCTTGGCGGATACTCTTATTTTAAGAGATTTTCTAGTTTGGCTCACGTTGTTTTAGGATTTTGTCTTGGCTTGTCTGTCATAGCCGGAGCTATAGCTGTTAGCGGAAACATTCCTCTTTGGTCTATACTTCTTTGTTTGGGTGTAATTTTTTGGGTCGGAGGATTTGATATTTTATACTCTTTACAAGATATACAGTACGATAAAAAAGTCGGACTTTATAGCATTCCTGCTATCTACGGAGAAAAATCAGCTATGTTTATCTCGGCTTTATTTCACTCTTTAGCCGTTGTTTTTTGGCTACTTTTTGCAGGCGCTGCAGGACTAAGTTTTTTTGGTTTTTTAGGTGTCATTTTATGCGCTTTAGTACTTTATAAAGAGCATAAAATAGTCAGGGCTGATTTTAAAAAAATTGACAAGGCATTTTTTACATTAAATGGCTATTTAGGCATTATGTTTTTACTATTTGTGTGGGTGGATTTATGGTAG